The window gtgtccccacagtttcccccaatgtccccacatgtccccagcgtccccccatgtccccactgtccccagtgtcccctcaatgtccccagtgtccccagtgtccccagtgtccccaatgtccccccacgtccccagtgtcccctcaatgtccccactgtcccctcaatgtccccaatgtcccctcagtgtccccactgtctcctcagtgtcccctcagtgtccccaatgtccccccatgtccccagtgtcctctcagtgtccccagggtcccctcagtgtccccactgtcccctcagtgtccccagtgtccccactgtccccagtgtcccctcaatgtccccagtgtccccagtgtccccagtgtccccaatgtccccccacgtccccagtgtcccctcaatgtccccactgtcccctcaatgtccccactgtcccctcagtgtccccactgtctcctcagtgtcccctcagtgtccccaatgtccccccatgtccccagtgtcctctcagtgtccccagggtcccctcagtgtccccactgtcccctcagtgtccccagtgtccccagtgtccccagtgtccccccacgtccccagtgtccccagtgtcccctcagtgtccccagggtcccctcagtgtccccggtgtcccctcacGGCCGCTCTGGCCCCGCCAGGATCCAACTCTTTATtcccagcgccgccgccgcgtcGGGCTCCGGGCGAGCGGGGCCGCACCGGGAGCCACCgggctgtccccgggctgtTCCCGGGCTGTCCCCGGACTGTCCCCGGACTGTCCCCGAGGGCCACCCCGCGGTGCCAGCGGTGTCGCTGTCGCCTGTCAGCGGcgctggccctggagctgctgcagccgcTGGCTCAGGTCGTCGATGCGGAGGTTcttgaggagcaggagctgctccagccgcCCCACCTTGGCCTGCAGGATCTGCGGGGTTGGGGAGccggatcccaaatccccaaaatccccaaaatcccaaaatcccaaaaccccgAAACCCCGAAACCCCGAAATCCCGAAATCCCCAACCCATTCCAAGGGGTCTTCCCGGAGCAGggaattttgaggtttttttccctacaggAATTTcggttttttttccctacaggaattttggggtttttttccctacaggaattttttttttttttttccccccagactaatttttttttttttttttttttcccactgaggACAagagatggatttgggattctgATCcctttcccattaaaaaaaaaaaaataaaaaggaattccAGAATATCCCTCTGTTCCCATTCCCGGATATCCCATAGGATTCCGGCCCTTCACGGAATTCATATCTGTGGCGGGAAAAAGCGGGATTGGAGGAGAAATAAACCAGGATCGGGAAAAACCGGGAAAAGCCGGGAAAAACCGGGAAAAGGGGGACAGGGAAAAACCGGAAAAATCGGGAAAAGCCGGGAAGGAGGACAGGGAAAATTTTAGGGTAAAAGGGACAGGGAAAAGCCAGGATAGGGGATCAGGAAAAGCCGGGAATAGGGGACAcggaaaaactggaaaagagggacagggaaaatttttgggaagaagggacagggaaaagCCGGGAATAGGAGAcaaggaaaagctgggaaaggggGACAGGGAAAATTTTAGGcgagaagggacagggaaagcCGGGAAAGAAGGATCGGGAAAAACCGGGAAAGGGGGACGGGGAAAATCCGGGaaaagctgggaaggagggacagggaaaatTTTAGGGAAGAGGGAACGGGGAAAATTTTAGGGAAGAGGGAACGGGGAAAAGCCGAAAGGAGGGATCAGGAAAAACCGGGAAAGGGGGACAGGGAAAAGCcgggaaaagctgggaaaagccaGGAAAGGGGGACAGGGAAACGCCGggaaggagggacagggaaaatTTTAGGGaagaagggacagggaaaagTCGGcaaagggggagagggaaaaaccGGGAAAAGCCGGGAATAGGGGATACGGGAAAGGCGGGAAAGGGGGACAGAAAATTTTTGGGAAGAAGTGACAGGGAAAAGGCGGGAAGGAGGGGGCGGGGTCAGGCCAGTGTCGCGCGTGTCCCCCCGGGATGTCCCCGCGCATCCGGGATCTCTCCGGAGCCCGGGATTTGGGATGGGCTCACCTGGATCGTGTCCCGCGCCAGCTGCAGCGCCTGCTCGCGCTCCGCCAGCTGCTGTCGCATGTCCCCAAGGCCAGCCCCGGTCGGCGCtggcactgtcactgtcacccccctggCGCGGGGACACGGCCGTGGGGACAGCACTGAGCCGTGGCTCCCGGAGGAGAGGTCCCCAGATCCTGTCCCCCGATCCCATGGGAATGTTCTGATCTCCCGCGGGAACACTCGGGGACACCCAGAGCCACTGCAgtgacccccccaaaccccacagggaGCCCCTGACCCACAAAAGGACCCCAAGAGCCGTATGGGGAAACCCTGACCCtcatggggacaccccaaaccccacagggacaccccaaaccctcacagtgaccccaaacccctatGGGGACACCCCAAATACCACAGTgacccctgtccccaaaccctcacagtgaccccaaacccctatggggacaccccaaaccctcacagTGACCCCTGTCCCCtatggggacaccccaaacccctatGGGGACGCCCCAAAACCCtcacagtgaccccaaacccctatggggacaccccaaaccgTCACAGTGACCCCTGTCCCCtatggggacaccccaaaccccacagggacaccccaaaccctcacagtgaccccaaacccctatggggacaccccaaataccacagtgaccccaaaccccaaacgttcccagtgaccccaaagcCTCACAGGgacccaaaccccacagggaccccaaaccaTCACAGGGACCGCCCCAAACCCCACAGTgtcccccccccaaaccctcacaGTGACCCAAACCCCACTGGGATCCCCTGACCCCATAGGGgacacccaaaccccacagtgaccccccaaaccctcacagtgaccccaaaccaccacaggcaccccctgagccccctcagtggctcccaaaaccccacaagGACCCCACAGTGACCCCACAAAgaccccctgaccccaaaaGCGCCCcgccccctgcccagccctcacCTGGCAGcgccctcctggctgcagccccttcccaaaTCGCTCCGGAGCCTGGGCTGTCCTGGAAAAccccagagggatggagggacggacagacggatggatggatggagggatggatggatgacggatggatggatggatggatggatggatgatggatggatggatggagggatggatggatggatgatggatggatggatggatggatggatggatggatggagggatggatggagggatggatggatggatgggtggatgaatggatggatggatggatgaatggatgggGTCACCTGCCCCAACACCGCTGTCCCCTCCAaggaccccaaaaactcccagagagggattttgggatccttTATCCCCCATCCCTTACCTGTGTCCAGGTACCTGCCCTCATCCAGCGCTGCCAACTCTGCTGGGGgctgaggagaggcaggaaaacccctgggacacctgggacacccctgccaccagcccaggtgaccccaacctggcctgggacacttccaggagcagccacagcaaatctgggaattccagcccagcccctgcccaccttcccagccagcaattccttgccaagatcccagcccaatctcccctttcccagtggcagccattccctggctcctgtccctctgtcccttgtccccagtccctctccagctctcctggagccccttcaaGGACTCTGAGGATTCCCTGgagttttcctttctccaggggaacacacccagctctcccagcctggctccagagcagaatCCAGGAACGATTTCTGTTGGGAACGACCCTAAATCCCTCCCAGGGCTCATTCCCCTACCCCAGctttccccaaaccccactgtcCAGGATTTCCATTCCCGGGagttccccatttttgggatttgctccccatttttgggattccctcaccttcccagcccctcccttgctgctcctctgcctctggAGGATTTTGTCccgcaggagctgcaggagctgctcggCCGCTCCCGGCTGGCTCCGCACCAGCCCCTGGATCAGCTCCTCGGGCAGCCGCAGGTTCAGCTTGCTCagcactttcctggaattcGGGATCCGTGAGACAGcccgggaggggacagagggacacagagggacatgggacaccggggatccagggggatgtgggacacagagagagagagggacacagagaaacacagggacagaggggacagagagggacacggggacagagagggacacagagggacatgggacacaggggacagagagggacagaggggggacacagagagacACAAGGGACAGAGAGTGACAtggggcacaggtgacacagagggacaaagggacacagggggggcacagagggacacagagggagagagggacacaggggacagagagggacatgggacacaggggtggcacagagggacacagagggacagagggacacagagggacagagtGGGACAGAGAGTGACAGAGAGGGACAAAAgaggacacagagggacagagagggacatgggggaagacagagggacacggggggggcagagacagacatggagggacacagggggacacaggaggacacagggggacaccaATCCCCACCCGCTGCACGCCACGGTGGCTCTGTGGCCACACGGAGCTGCCGGGAGGTGACGAACAGGGCGACACCGCCCGCAGGGCAGGTGGGGACAATCTGGGGACACCCCGgactgggggtggggggggtcaCACGGAGCTGGTGGCACCTGTCCCTACCTGTTGAGGTGCCCCCAGTTGGCGACTTTCTGCGCCGTGGAGCTGGTGGGGACAAAGCTGTGCAGCTCCACCAGGGAGGGGAAGAAGAACTTCACCACCTCGGCCGCCAgcactgcggggacagcggggacacgcTGCGGGTGGCaccacagggacagcccggCCAGGCCaccccgccgtgtccccgcaAGGCCAACCCCCGTCGCTGAAGTCGCGGGCGATGTTCCTGCGCGGTCGCGACAGTGGCACCGTGTCCAGCCAGCGGTACAGGGACACCAGCGACGCCTCCGGGCCCGGCTCCGGCCCCTCGGCCGCCATCAGGGCCCGGCCGCAGCGTCCCCGCTGCCATAGCAACGGGGGCGGGGCCTCAGCCGAGCGTCGGGGTGCCATGGCAACCGGAGCGGGGCCTGCTCGGAGCGTCCAATTGCCATGGAAACAGGGGCGGGGCTTCAAGGAAGCGACTCTGCTGCCGTGGCAACGAGGGCGGGGCTCAATGGGAGCGTCGCGGTTGCCACGGCAACAGGGGGGGTTTGATAGGATAATCCCATTGCCATGGGAAAGTGGGCGGGGCTTATTGGCAGCATTGCTGATGCTATGACAACGTGGGCAGGGCTTCATGGGAGAGTCGtgttgccatggcaacaggGGGTGGGGCTTCAGGGGAAGCATCTTGGTGCCATGGCAACGGGAGCAGGGCCTGCAGGGTGCCCATACCTGCTGCCATGGAAATGGGGGTGGGATATGAACGTTGGTATGGGATATGGACATTATGGAGGGAGcatggacactgggatgggatatggacacagggatgggttATGGAAACTGGGGGTGGGATATGGACGCCATAGATGGGATATGGACAGCGGGACAAGATATGGACACTAGAGGTGGGATATGGACACGGGGATGGGATATGGATATTGGGATGCGttatggacacagggatgggttATGGACACTGAAGATGGGATATGGACACCATGGATGGGATatggacactgggacaggaaaTGGATATTGGGATGGGATATGGACAACATGGAGGGGTTATGGACACTGGGATGCGATGTGAACTTTGGGGTGGGGTATGGAAACCATGGATGGGATATGGACACAGAGATGGGACATGGACACCATGGATGGGATATAGGCACAGCCACAAccccaggaggtgacagtgtCACCCCCAGACCAGGGCTGGGCCTTATGGTGGTGAATGGGACACCCCGAGCAGGAAGAGCCGCCCCTCACCTGCACCGGGGGGGCTCTCAACTCCCACCCCCTCCTTGTCCCTTcccccagccatgtcccctcccccccccccggccGGGCCgtgtccccaaattcccccctcAAATGTCCCCCCACACCGTTCCCCGCATTACGCCCCGCCCCTTTCTCTATGCCCGCCTCTCAATCCCTTTCCCGCCTCCAATTGGCTGTATCCCCCGTCAATCACCCTACTGCGCCCCACCCCCGGTACGCCAAGCACTGAGTACTTCCGCACTATCTCAGGCTCCACCCTCCACGCATTTCTATTCGCTGTCATTCCCGCCAATCACACTTTAGCCAATCACCTTCCGCTTCTTCCTACCCCCGCCTATCGCGCACTCCTATTGGCTGCCGCCCCTCGATATTTGCATAAAAGCTGCGGGGGTGGAGCGTGGCGCCCCCTTGCGGACgcggcgcggccccggggcTGTCGCGCGGCGCTCCGGGAGCGGCGACAGCGCGCGACATATCGCGACATAGCGGCCCCACCGCGGCTCCTCGGCGCGCCGAAGGGCGACCGCGGGCTGGTGGAGCTTCCCCCGCGGGTCGCTGGGCACGGACGGTCCGGCgggtggcccttggggacatccccGCGGGGCTTTGTCACCCGTGTGACGTCAGAGCCCCCCGGGGATTTCCTCGGGGGTTTCCCCCGGAAttccctcccccttttttcatatttccccccactttttttcctcttttttcttcctccgttcctcttttttattcccttccccctccctcttttaattaattttttcctttttcttctctttttctcgCCATATTTTCCAcccttttaatttcatttttcgCCTTTTTTGcccctctcttccctcccttttAGATTCCATTTTCCCTCCCCattctttcactttttattccctttctccccctcctttccccctttttattccccttttatcccttttttcctcgtttttattcccttttccccatttttaaattccctttttcctcccctttcccccatggacatttttttgtttttttcgttttctttttttttgtttgttttttgttttattttgctttgtttttttattttatggcattgacatttttggggctttttttgggtgTGTTCTAGGGATCTCGGTGTTTTTGGGGGTATTTagattattttggttttttgggtatTTTATGAGctattttggggttatttgggattgttttggatttttgagtttgttttgggttttttttttggtgttttttagaTATTTGGAGTTAtttggatttggttttggtatttttgggtgttttttttggttttggggttttttttgggggggtggggtgttttggggatattttatggattttttttttgtatttttgggcCTTATTTGTGGGTGATTTTtggcttgtttgggttttttttggggttttttttgggtttttttgggggggaggttATTTGAGGAATATTTTGGGTGCAAtctggggcagtttggggattattttgttggggattttttttccttttgagttaTTTAAAGCAATTTATTCTCTGCTCAGCCGTGATTCATTTGGAGGGGGGCGTCCCCAGATGTCCCaaattgggggggttggggaccccaaaatgtcacGGGGGGGGAGAGGATGGGACACTTCAATCAGGGACAGATTTGGGGTCATGGTGGGGGAGGTGACACCGGGAtttgggacactggggacaagggTGGGGTGGGGACGCCTGGGATTGGGGGATCCCTGGATAAAGGGGGGTGATCCCACTGGGTTGGGGGATGAGATCCCACTGGATTTGGGGATAATCCCACAGGTTTAAGGGGGATGAGATCCCTGGATTAGGGGAGATGATCCCAAGGGATATTGGGGATTGATCCCTGGATAAGGGGGGATGATCCCATTGGATATGGGGGATGACATCCCACTGGTTTTAGGGGATGATCCCATTGGATATGGGGGATGACATCCCACTGGTTTTAGGGGATGATCCCATTGGATATGGGGGATGACATCCCACTGGTTTTAGGGGATGATCCCATTGGATATGGGGGATGACATCCCACTGGTTTTAGGGGATGATTCCATTGGATATGGGGGATGACATCCCACTGGTTTTAGGGGATGATCCCATTGGATATGGGGGATGACATCCCACTGTTTTTAGGGGATGATCCCATTGGATATGGGGGATGAGATCCCTGTATAGGGGAGATGATCCCTCTGGTTTTGGGGCATGATCCTCTTGGATGAGGGAGATGAGATCCCTAAATAAGGGGGGGAATGATCCCTCTGGATATGGGGGATTGATCCCTAAAGGAGGGCAATGATCCCTCTGGATTGGGGGATTGATCCCACTCTATAAGGGGGATGAGATCCCTAAATAAGAGGGATGATCCCACTGGATATGGGGGATGATCCCGCTGGTTTGGGGGATGAGATCCCACTGGATAAGGGGGATGAGATGCCTAAATAAGAGGGATGATCCCTCTGGATTGGGGGATTGATCCCGCTGGATATGGGGGATGATCCCACTGGTTTGGGGGATGAGATCCCACTGGATTGGGGGATGAGATCCCTGGATAAGGAGTTAGGATCCCACTGGTTTGGGGGATGAGATCTGTAAACAGGGGAGGTGATCCCACTGGATTGATCCCACTGGAGAGAGGCAATGACTCCATTGAATATGGGGAATCAATTCCCTAAATAAGGGGGATGATCCCTCTGGATTGGGGGATTGATCCCACTGGATTTGGGGGATGAGATCTGTAAAGGAGGGCAATGATCCTTCTGGATGGGGGGGATGATCCTATTGGATATGGGGGTTGAATCCACTGGTTTTGGGGGATGAGATCCCTAAATAGGGGAGGTGATCCCACTGGGTTAGGGGGATTGATCCCACTGTTTTTGGGGGATTATCCGATTGGAGAGAGGCAATGACACCACTGGATATGGGGGATTGAAATTCCCTAAATAAGGGGAATTTCAATCCCCCAGTCCAGAGGGACGATCCCTCTGGACTGGGGGATTGATCCCACTGCTTTTGAGGGATGAATCCACTGAATTTGGGGGATGAGATCCGTAAAGGAGGGCAATGATCCCTCTGGATGGGGGGATGATCCCACTGGATAAGGGGGATGTTCCCACTGGTTTTAGGGGATGAGATCTCTAAACAGGGGAGGTGATCCCACTGGATAAGGGGGATTGATCCCActgtttttgggggatttcccACTGGAGAGAGGCAATGACACCACTGGATATGGGGAATgatcctgtgggatttgggggatgaGATCCCTGCATGGGGGGGATCCAACTGGCTAAGGGGGCTGAGATCCCTGGATAGGAGAGATGATCCCAATGGGTTTGGAGGGGATGAGATCCCTAAATAGGGGGGATGAGACCCATGGATAAGGGGACTGAGATCCCTGGATAAGGGGGGATGGTCCCACTGGTTTAGGGGATGGTTCCATTGGATGGGGGGGATGAGATCCCTAAATAAGGGGGATGATCCTACTGGATATGGGGGATGAATTCCCTAAACGGGGGAATGATCCCTCTGGATGGGAGAGTGAGATCCCTT is drawn from Haemorhous mexicanus isolate bHaeMex1 chromosome 4, bHaeMex1.pri, whole genome shotgun sequence and contains these coding sequences:
- the SPEF1 gene encoding sperm flagellar protein 1; the encoded protein is MAPRRSAEAPPPLLWQRGRCGRALMAAEGPEPGPEASLVSLYRWLDTVPLSRPRRNIARDFSDGVLAAEVVKFFFPSLVELHSFVPTSSTAQKVANWGHLNRKVLSKLNLRLPEELIQGLVRSQPGAAEQLLQLLRDKILQRQRSSKGGAGKPPAELAALDEGRYLDTGQPRLRSDLGRGCSQEGAARGVTVTVPAPTGAGLGDMRQQLAEREQALQLARDTIQILQAKVGRLEQLLLLKNLRIDDLSQRLQQLQGQRR